From Chelatococcus sp. YT9, a single genomic window includes:
- a CDS encoding ABC transporter ATP-binding protein has protein sequence MSLSLRVVNGMDEPKAKRRLIEVRGLQKTYRTRDGDVPSLKPIDLDIHDGEFVAVVGPSGCGKSTLLKLVAGLIPPTAGEILIEGKAVTEPPDDVGIVFQSPVLLAWRSVLRNVMMPVEVRKLDRASHLERARKLLKTAGLEGFENKYPWQLSGGMQQRTSICRALVHDPKIVLMDEPFGALDALTRERMNLELQRIHQETRKTILLITHSIPEAVFLADRVVVMSERPGTIAAIYDVELPRPRRLEDMGNPLFSSLTQTIRGHFYARGHLD, from the coding sequence ATGTCGCTGTCGTTGAGAGTGGTGAACGGAATGGATGAGCCAAAGGCCAAACGGCGGCTTATCGAGGTCAGAGGTCTGCAGAAGACTTACCGCACTCGCGATGGCGACGTACCCTCGTTGAAGCCAATCGATCTCGACATCCACGACGGCGAGTTCGTCGCCGTCGTGGGCCCCTCCGGCTGCGGCAAGTCCACTTTGCTCAAGCTTGTCGCCGGCCTGATCCCGCCGACTGCCGGCGAGATCCTTATAGAAGGCAAGGCCGTCACAGAGCCGCCAGATGACGTTGGCATCGTGTTCCAGAGCCCGGTTCTGCTCGCTTGGCGTTCTGTGCTGCGCAATGTGATGATGCCTGTCGAGGTGCGGAAGCTCGACCGCGCCTCCCATCTTGAGCGGGCGCGCAAGCTCCTCAAGACCGCCGGCCTGGAGGGTTTTGAAAACAAATACCCCTGGCAATTGTCGGGTGGCATGCAGCAGCGCACGTCCATCTGCCGCGCGCTGGTGCATGATCCGAAGATCGTGCTGATGGACGAACCTTTCGGCGCGCTTGATGCCTTGACGCGCGAGCGCATGAACCTCGAGCTGCAGCGCATCCATCAGGAAACGCGCAAGACGATCCTGCTCATCACGCATTCCATCCCGGAAGCCGTCTTCCTTGCCGATCGCGTCGTCGTCATGTCGGAGCGGCCCGGGACGATCGCCGCTATTTACGACGTTGAGCTGCCGCGCCCGCGCCGCCTCGAAGACATGGGCAATCCCCTGTTCAGTTCGCTGACCCAGACCATTCGCGGGCATTTCTACGCGCGCGGGCATCTCGACTGA
- a CDS encoding ABC transporter substrate-binding protein, translating to MLNWYVYGEHAPFYYGKEKGFYAAEGIDLDIQEGRGSAVTIQAVAANTATFGYADVATMIRAAAKGAPVTSPGVLLQTSPMSVMGFSDKNMRKPEDLKGKTIATTPGDSMSQIWPLFLKSAGLKENEMKILSGDAQTKLNAVISGQADALLGYSMDQSMKIKDATGKDVFPIMFADYGIHLVSSGIIANRDFLKKNEDLTRRFMAATTKAILAAEKDPDGAVQAILKALPKAGQPGTLKEGFELTIPLYRTAETKNLPPFHVTDQNMIDSVNLLVEYGGLEASAKNDVKSFYSRDYLPKAAGG from the coding sequence ATGCTCAATTGGTATGTCTACGGTGAGCACGCGCCGTTCTACTATGGCAAGGAGAAGGGCTTCTATGCCGCCGAGGGCATCGACCTCGACATCCAGGAAGGTCGCGGCTCCGCCGTCACCATCCAGGCGGTAGCGGCCAATACGGCAACCTTCGGCTATGCCGACGTGGCCACCATGATCCGCGCCGCGGCCAAGGGCGCGCCGGTCACGTCGCCGGGTGTGCTGCTGCAGACAAGCCCCATGTCGGTCATGGGCTTTTCTGACAAGAACATGCGCAAGCCGGAAGACCTGAAAGGCAAGACCATCGCAACCACGCCGGGCGATTCCATGTCGCAGATCTGGCCGCTCTTTCTCAAGAGCGCCGGTCTGAAGGAGAACGAGATGAAAATCCTCTCCGGCGACGCACAGACCAAGCTTAACGCTGTCATCAGTGGCCAGGCGGATGCCCTTCTCGGCTATTCGATGGACCAGAGCATGAAAATCAAGGATGCGACCGGCAAGGACGTCTTTCCCATCATGTTCGCAGATTACGGCATTCACCTGGTGTCCTCCGGCATTATTGCCAATCGCGACTTCCTCAAGAAGAACGAGGACCTGACGCGACGCTTCATGGCCGCCACCACCAAGGCCATTCTCGCCGCGGAAAAGGATCCGGACGGGGCCGTCCAGGCTATCCTCAAGGCCCTGCCCAAGGCCGGCCAGCCGGGGACGCTCAAGGAAGGGTTCGAGCTCACCATCCCGCTCTATCGCACGGCGGAGACCAAGAACCTGCCACCTTTCCACGTCACCGACCAGAACATGATCGATTCCGTCAATCTGCTTGTTGAGTATGGTGGCCTCGAGGCTTCTGCCAAGAACGACGTAAAGAGCTTCTATAGCCGCGATTACTTGCCAAAGGCCGCTGGCGGCTGA